GAGTGCCTGCTGTATACCGTCATGGCTTATGATCGCTACATTGCCATTTGTTACCCACTGCGGTACATGGTCATTATGAACTGGAAGGTGTGCATCATCTTGGCGGCAGGTACATGGCTCGCCAGTTCCATTCAGGGCATTGTTCTCACCACTCTCACTTTCACATTGCCTTACTGTGGCCCTAACGTAATAGATTATTTCTTCTGTGATGTTTTCCCAGTCGTCAAGTTGGCCTGTGCAGATACCACTACTATCGAAGCTGTGGGCTTCAACAATATTGGCATTGTGGGTGTGACCTGCTTCTCCCTCATCCTCTTGTCTTACGTCCGTATCATCTACTCCATCGCACGGATGAATTCTGGGGAGGGGAGGCGCAAAGCGGCTTCCACATGTGCCTCTCACCTTCTGGTGGTTACCTTCTTCTTTGGACCTTGTGCCTTGATTTACACCCAGCCGTCTCTGAGTGGGGTCCTGGTCACCCCGGTGCAGATCTTTGGCAATGTTGTTACACCCATGCTCAACCCAGTCATCTACACCCTGCGAAACAAGGATGTGAAAGCAGCTCTGAAGAAACTCATGGGGAGGCAGACAGTCCCACAGTTGATGGCACATTAAGGAACATCATGTTCCTAAAGGGTGCATGCTTGGAATAAACATTTTGGCCTTTtattgagcatattacaccgatcctggtaggactgcactggctaccagttagtttccgggcccaattcaaagtgttggttttggtGGTCGCTCTaacagcacatatactaaaatgtTGGTTTagacctacaaagccttaaatgtcttaggactgcaatacctcaaggatcgcctctctccatatgaacctacctggaccctgagatcatcttgtGAGGCCTTTCTTAgtgtgcttcctccatgagagATCCGGAGGGTGGATCCACatcaatgggccttttctgcagtggctctcaattggtggaatgctctccccagggaggttcgcctggtgccttcactatacaccaTTAGGCACCCGGCAAAagtgttcctctttaaccaggacATTGACTgactgacatccaatgcccttttaaaatgtgtgtgggggattattgggttcttcttgtttttgtatttattatgcattttgtgtttttatgatgtgattttatgttgtgaaccacaagACCTGTGAATATAGGGAGGTatacaattttattaaataatgataattattattattattcagtgtcCTCTTCAAATGTAATCATGAATGTATCAGTAGTATATTGCTTTCTGCAGCACATGGTATGGTGGTCAAGAATCttgagatttcttctttttcctatcATTCTCAATATAGTAATGGTGCTGTTAGAacaccctttgccaacctggtgccctccagatggcttTGCACTGCAGGTCCCATCACCCTTGGCCAAGCTGcctgtggttgatgggagttgtagtctggaaggAACCAAACTGCTCTAGGATGGATTAGACAGTTGCACTGCTGCCCTGCCAGTGAATTCACTGGAACCCCCATTCTTTTGAATGCTTGAATGCTGCTTCCCCAAACTTGATTCCTCAAGTGAAGGCTTCCAGATGTCTCTGTGGTTGGATCCAGATTAAGTTAGTCACATTTACGTAGGTTTCTGTTGAACTCAGTGTGATATGTTATCCAAGACTATCTTGAACCTCTAGACTAATCTGGATTGAACTCCATGTGACCAAGAACCCAATCCTGAGAAAGATAAGCAGTCTTGCAACTATATATAGCCTATTTTCATTGGTTTTTATGTGTTGATATGTTTCATGGCATTATACACTGTTGTTCTGGGGGAcacgctctggtcagacctcacctggaatactgtgtccagttctgggcaccacagttcaggaaggatactgacaagcttgaacgtgtccagaggagggcaaccaaaatggtcaagggcctggaaatgatgccttatgaggcatgacttagggagctgagtatgtttagcctggagaagagaaggttaaggggtgatatgatagccatgttcaaatatataaaaggatgtcatatagaggagggagaaaggttgttttctgctgctccagagaagcggacacggagcaatggattcaaactacaagaaagaagattccacctaaacattaggaagaacttcctgacagtaggagctgttcagcagtgggatttgctaccaaggagtgtggtggagtctccttctttggaggtctttaagcggatgtttgacagccatctgtcaggaatgctttgattgtgtttcctgcttggcagagggttggactggatggcccttgtggtctcttccaactctgttgaTTCTAggtgagattcttgcattgcagggggttggactagatgatcattggggttccttccagctcttccattttatgattctatgttatgATTAGTATTTTCCTGTTCTTGCATGTTTGCATTTTCATAATAttcttttaaaacactttttaaaaagggatatctGTGAAAGCTGTCATTGTCAATCCCGAAAGGACtgcaatgatgatgataatgatgtgtTACACAATATACTTGAACTGTTAAGAGCTGTTTCTTATATAAGCAATCAAAGACCCATAGGGATACGATCTCTGGGGTCTTAGACAGCCCAATTTACTTGAAATAGTAACATCTCAAAGAAGTTTGCTTGGAGATGACTTTTTTCTTTGTCTCTGTGTTTCTGGTATAATAGGGCTTTAAGGAATATAAATACATTTGGGGTtgaaggagacagagagaggcaCCACATGGGGCCAGAGCCACAAGCAATTCTGAGGGGATCCTAGTGGGTGCAAATGCCTCATGCCAGGAGGAACCAGAGAGCATTCAGCAACTCTTAAAATGTCAGCATGTGAGAGTGCCTGAGCCACGTTGTGTTGCGGATGTGGGTaaggaggaaggggcagggaCGAGAAACATAGAAGAGACAACGAAACTGTGGCAGTTAAAAAGGTGAAGAAAGAGGGACGCGGGGAGGAGGTAGAGAGAAAAGGGGCAAACTACAAGGGGAAATAGTGCTGCTTCGATGAAAATAATGAAGAACAGAAAAGGGGAAGAATGACAGTATGGAAAGAGAGCCGGAAAGTGAGAGAGGGGTGAAAAGGCTGGCAGGAATGGAAACTGTACAAGATAAAATAGGAGAGGAAACTCTATAAGGGAAGAGAGTGGATATAGGAAagacaggaaagagggagagagggaaaatacAGGCAGGGGAGAACATGTATAGAAATCAAAAAAAGAGTTTCATCCTGTGATGAAAGGAAGCAACCAGACTCTTTGAGTAAGGTCTGCAGAACAAGAGACCTTCTGGGGTTCTGCAGACTTCTGGGTCTGAAGGTAGAGTTAGAGCCGACATAACGAAGACCATGAAAAGGATGTCAGGAATACCAGAGCTGAATGCAACAGTAGCAAAAGAGGATTCTTAACTTAAGAAGAGTTGGACTTATCTTCTGAACAGATTCCATCTTTGGAGAGCAGACACTTTGAGATAAGGTGTTTTCCAATAATTTATTAGACCAAGTCAAAAGATCTTCTCTTAACTGCCTAGCTGTGTTAACATTCTTCTTAGCTTTAGAGGCAAAGTCTGTGGTTGAGATACGTTTGTGCTAGAATAAAGGGCTGAGATCAAGAGTTACTGAAGCTCACCATCATCTCTCAAACACAGAACGATCTAAGTTAGGCTGCAAAGCATCTTAACACTATGTAGAAAAAATTCTGAAAGAGGAGATGAAGCTGTTTGTGCACTTATTTGGAACCATTCTAATTAACAGGCCAGTAGGTAACTGGTTCCTAGTGGACAGGATGAACATCTTGGTTACTGTTCTTTATTAAGATGGATAACCAGGGTGCTTAGCATGCCCCTGTAGAGTAAAATtgcatcctttaatatatatgtgagggacaggggatatcgcgaagtccctcccctcctgagttcaagcccgtccccgagcaaaggggaaagcagggagagttccgattccagtggggaagcaggaagtcgtgtccgaggctcaggcaaggtagaggagccagggtcccaggtgggacaggaaggggcaagcaaggggggaagacccatccctccaactccagaattacgcaggaagaggaggggcaagaggatgggtctgccaaagcttttgtgttggagaaagacgcgccaaaagccattaggaggttctgaaacagactgacaacatcgctccgtgtaaatagcaatgacttgagcactgtaaatacgcagcaccaataaaagaataaaatgcagagctgcgtagcgtcgttactctgaagtagtccactccggccactgtgacagcaacctcctaatcatttttgggctacttcggagttgccgggatgagcgtgtccgaggcggagaagtggcggcagatcgctgagcaagcccagctagaactgcaacagctgtcgctgcaggcgcagggagaattgaaggcagctaaagaggagactaagaaggtccaggacgaccggctacaacttgcggaacaggtgagagagctccaggaaaaagagcagcatttaagggcggtggcggtagacctccaaaacaagctggatgcagagaaaaacaaggcgggaggggctccccaagtccaagtgctgccaggaaggagagcagggacccttgtaagcaagttcaatggagacccgaaggagtttcagggctttgagactgagatcgtgtatgctcttgagctgcaccagaatgagttccccgatgatgagcacagagtagcgtttattgtggaacatctcaccggagcagccagggagtggctaagaccattaatcgcaaccaagaatccttgcatgaaaaatgtccaacaatttctagaaggtttgaggacgatgtattcgtccgatagtcatttggaccagactaaggaggaactgcataatttacgccaaggaaatatgacagttcgcgcatattgggcgaaattcaccatgctggtgcacagactggggtgggttttggattcgcctcccatgcaagctgcgttttacttgggtttgagcgaggaggtgaaggatgaactctcgagaggtccaaagcccagtactatggatcagctgagcaaagcagctctggcggtgggggtgaggcaggaatcccggtggaacgacaagcaagcgacgcgcgcaaagcgggcttggttcccacggtcgcaggagaagccactccctcaacaaccctttcaggccacgcctggagccagccaggaccaggagcccatgcagattgatagcgcgcgcgcgcgggcttttcaaaccccagcggcgccaaggcgcaaggagggaaggggcgggaattgctttctctgcaactcaccccagcatctcgtcagagactgcccacatcgcagggagtggcaaggaaaggcgggaacggtggtgccctcccccactgacgcagcaccacagcagggaaacgggaaagcctggctgcaggagacaaggggcagcagccaggcacagtcagcagacaacagccccagcccgcccacccgcacagagaggtgcagagccagcccacccctcccagagcaggagtggttctagaagtgacgctaacgctcccaaatggctatcccctgacggtcctcgccttaattgacagtggggcgtccgccaacttcttctcgagaagctttgcagaagagcaccaaatccagcttttgcagttggattttcctctgcacgtagcaaccattgacggcagggagctgctgggcggggccatcacacatcaaaccccccccatgagaatgacggtgggaaggcactcagagacactggcgttcaacgtcaccaccatctcagacccccccatcgtcttgggcatgagctggctggcgcgccacgacccctccatcagttggcaccagaggtgcatcacgtttgggtcagacttttgtctggaacattgcatgcagcaccaaccaggggaggggcctccgatagccacggtggccaccatgcatatcaaagggggtgaggcaatacccaagcagtactgggacctgcaggaggtcttcagcgaagcggagtccgaccacctacccccgcacaggccttttgactgccagatcaacctggtgccaggggcgacgatacccccagccaagctgtacgccatgtcagaccaggagctggaggatctgcgcgctttcatcgacaagaacctcaagcgggggttcataagggaaagcaaggcagcagggggcagcccggtcttctgggtggacaagaaagacacgcaacagcgccgtcttgtggtggactttagacggctgaattcggtgacagagcccgtggctttccccatgcccagagtggatgatctcctgacagcggcacgcaggggcaagattttcaccaagctggacctaaggggggcgtacaacttgatcaggatccgggaaggagatgaatggaaaaccacgatgttcacgcctctgggctcttttgaatatctggtgatgcccttcggtttgcaagggggctcagcatgcttccaggccttcatgcaccacgtcctggggtccctcctcttcaggaaatgcttggtcttcctagatgacatccttatctactcgaatgacccagtgcagcatgtgaaagatgtcagagaggtgttgcaacgcctgaaggagaaccacctgtatgtgaagctggagaagtgcaagtttcacaccaaagaggtggacttcctgggctacaagctgtcagacaaggggctggcgatggacaaggacaaggtgcaggccatcctggactggcacagccccaggacgcgcaaagatgcccaacgcctactaggcttcgctaacttctacaggaagttcatcaagaacttctctcgcgttacggctcccatcacggactgcctgagaggcaagcagaagttcaagtggacaccagaggcgcaagcagcgttcgaaagcctcaagagagtgttcgcctcagaccaaaacctgttccatgtggtgcaggacgcgcccctacgcattgagactgatgcttctgaaaaagctgtgggcgcaattttgttgcaactggacgccaacagggagtggagaccctgtgccttcttctccaggaagctgacacagcctgaacgcaactacacagtgtttgatagggaacttcttgcgatctacgctgcgttccagcactggcgacacttcctggtgggcgcgaagcaccccatccaggtgtgcacagaccacaagaacctggagttctggagaactgccagggtgctcaaccagcggcagatacggtgggcagagttcttctcgaacttcaacttctccatccactacatcccgggggagcagaatgtcagggcggatgccctctcccgcaagccagagtacatggaggaggaggcgccaccagccccaaggcacattttccccccgtcggcatggtcctgcggagcagctgtggtgagcgaggcagaactcacagcactgacggcagcggatgaatttgccaaccgcatcttcagagaactgagaggggggagggagcaggcaaaagactttgcagaacgcagagggctgcttttctacaagggtgcgctgtacctacccaccacccagcttcgacgtacggtcctcaagcagatgcacgacaaccctacagcggggcattttggaagggacaaaaccgctcacctagtcatgagacacttctggtggccaggggtgcgggaagatgttcgagactatgtaaggggctgtaccacctgccagcgggcgaaggtggtcagagcagcgccaccagggttgctggagcccttagccacaccacacaggccgtgggaagtggtgtccatggacttcatcacagatctgccttcgtccaggggtaagactgcagtgttggtggtggtggaccttatgtccaaaatgtgtcactttataccgtgtgccagggcagtctcggcagaagaaacagccaaactgtttgttgatcacattttcagactgcatggattacctttaagggttatttcggatcgtggccgccaatttgtttccaggttctggcggcggctcatgaacctcctgcaggtggaggtcagcttgtcgacggctagacacccgcagaccaacggacaagcggagagggtcaacgccattctgcagcagtacctgagatgctacgtcagccagcggcaaacggactgggtggatcgcttgccactagcagaatttgcctacaacaatgcagtgcacgtctccacaggggtgtcgccctttaaggccaattacgggcgcgacctcagatctttcccagagagggagagggaggaggaggaggaggagggcccacaggctgaggattgggcagaggaactggagacggtgcaccagcagctcagagaacacttggagagggccaaggaagcgtacaaaaagggggcagatcgccacaggcgacaaggggaggtcatcagggtgggggacaaggtgtggttgtcctcggagggccttcccaccagagggaggtgcaaaaagctggcacccaaaaggctgggccccttcacggtcacgcaaaaggtaaacccggtggcatacaggctggcactgccagaggacatgagggtgcatccagtgtttcatagatcgctgctgtcgccgtacagggaaagcagcaggctccgagacagcgaacaaacccccgagggagggggggagagggaaggcagggagcaactcaatgaggccacggccatcctggattcaaggtggggggtggggggactggagtacctcatggcatgggaggatgctccaccgtcccagaatgaatgggtcccagccactcagatacaggaggaattcttggtggaagaatttcacgccctctttccccacagacccaagccctggcacatggaaagggagggggaggaggaggaggcacgggagagcagctcaccatggcgctgggaagcggagtttgaggaaccagaggatgaggtatgggtgtcaccgagatccacccagtcagaggaaggagcagattggcagaacgtttttacccccaccagctctgacgccacggactttttgggattcccgtccgcccaggcggaaggggggggctcgcaggactggggggaggtattcacaccaacgggctcggagagcactgagttcttaggcttccagtcgtcaccgacacatggggggggcctggggaggggtgaaggagagcttgggaggggggtggatgtgagggacaggggatatcgcgaagtccctcccctcctgagttcaagcccgtccccgagcaaaggggaaagcagggagagttccgattccagtggggaagcaggaagtcgtgtccgaggctcaggcaaggtagaggagccagggtcccaggtgggacaggaaggggcaagcaaggggggaagacccatccctccaactccagaattacgcaggaagaggaggggcaagaggatgggtctgccaaagcttttgtgttggagaaagacgcgccaaaagccattaggaggttctgaaacagactgacaacatcgctccgtgtaaatagcaatgacttgagcactgtaaatacgcagcaccaataaaagaataaaatgcagagctgcgtagcgtcgttactctgaagtagtccactccggccactgtgacatataTGTGTTCATTATTTGTTTGGATTCTGTAGCATCCCCATTAACAAAATCTTGGACCAAAAAGATTTGCATGTtagtgtggtggttaagagtatGAGTCAGGAGATCCTTGGTCAGCTCATATATGATCCTTCTGCGTGACCTCAGGCGAGTCACCTTGTGACCTAACTTGCTGAATTTGTTGTAATGTTAATACTGATAAAACACTTTGAAATCcttggcgggtgtgtgtgtgtgaaatatacaGAAGAAGAGTGGCTTGACTTATATCCAGAATGCCTTTATCTAATCCCTGAGCAACACAGCCACAATATCTGCCCTcaagtgagacctgcaacaaacTGCTTTAGTGTATTGCCACTCAAGCCAATGTGAAACGGGCCTGATGTTGCTTTTAATAGTGTGTGGTGGAGAAGGGGCACCTTTTTCAGCCCCTTCTCACCCAAAGGACCTTTAACTGCTACGCTATGTGGTATTAAAGTATGCTGTGCTTTACAGAGCAATACATTAGTGATCCTCATACAAGAAGGAAACCAACATTAAGGGCAGGTCCACACCATATATTCAGAGCAtctccaatgcacatttaaaacatgtgACCCAGTCCTGTGGtttctccctcacagagctacagttcccagtacccttaacaaactgcagttcccaggattctttgggggaaagtcatgtgctatAACTGTGCGTTGGTTGTTCTTGAAGTGTATGGTGTAAATCTCCCCTAAGAAATTACATCGAGGGCCCGATTAGTTCATGACTCATAACTTTTgttctgcatgttgttgttgctagTTCTGTTCTTCACCCCTTACTTACTGACTATGCCCATGATTTTTACATTACAGAGATGGAATACAAAAATCAAACTCCATTGACTGAGTTTGTCCTTGTTGGCTTTCCATAC
The window above is part of the Zootoca vivipara chromosome 13, rZooViv1.1, whole genome shotgun sequence genome. Proteins encoded here:
- the LOC118095592 gene encoding putative olfactory receptor 10D4 — translated: MSEMMKPLHLVAISLEVSGLGNWDGSDQKNHTVVTHFILLGIPNTEGLQTILFVVFSAFYLCTLLGNLTIMSAVLLDFHLHTPMYFFLCNLAILDVGFSSVTTPKMLAILWAQSRTISLGGCMSQVFFYHFMGCSECLLYTVMAYDRYIAICYPLRYMVIMNWKVCIILAAGTWLASSIQGIVLTTLTFTLPYCGPNVIDYFFCDVFPVVKLACADTTTIEAVGFNNIGIVGVTCFSLILLSYVRIIYSIARMNSGEGRRKAASTCASHLLVVTFFFGPCALIYTQPSLSGVLVTPVQIFGNVVTPMLNPVIYTLRNKDVKAALKKLMGRQTVPQLMAH